One region of Streptomyces sp. NBC_00442 genomic DNA includes:
- the dapD gene encoding 2,3,4,5-tetrahydropyridine-2,6-dicarboxylate N-succinyltransferase, producing MTDTTATATTGAAAAGLATIAADGTVLDTWFPAPELVAVAEPGPAGTERLSAERAAELLGAGALKAVGVDERRGVEVVAVRTVIASLDAKMLDAHDAYLRLHLLSHRLVKPHGQNLDGLFGLLANVAWTSLGPVAVDDIETVRLNARAEGLHLQVTSIDKFPRMTDYVAPKGVRIADADRVRLGAHLAEGTTVMHEGFVNFNAGTLGTSMVEGRISAGVVVGDGSDIGGGASTMGTLSGGGNVRIVIGERCLVGAEAGVGIALGDECVVEAGLYVTAGTRVTMPDGQIVKARELSGASNILFRRNSVTGTVEARPNNAVWGGLNEVLHAHN from the coding sequence ATGACCGACACGACTGCTACTGCTACGACCGGCGCCGCGGCCGCCGGACTCGCCACCATCGCCGCCGACGGCACCGTCCTGGACACCTGGTTCCCCGCCCCCGAGCTCGTGGCCGTCGCCGAGCCCGGCCCGGCCGGCACCGAGCGGCTCTCCGCCGAGCGCGCCGCCGAACTGCTCGGCGCGGGTGCGCTCAAGGCCGTCGGCGTGGACGAGCGCCGCGGGGTCGAGGTCGTCGCCGTCCGTACGGTCATCGCCTCGCTCGACGCCAAGATGCTCGACGCGCACGACGCCTACCTGCGTCTGCACCTCCTCTCGCACCGGCTCGTCAAGCCGCACGGCCAGAACCTCGACGGGCTCTTCGGGCTGCTCGCCAACGTGGCCTGGACCTCGCTCGGTCCGGTCGCCGTCGACGACATCGAGACGGTCCGCCTCAACGCCCGCGCCGAGGGGCTGCACCTCCAGGTGACGTCGATCGACAAGTTCCCGCGCATGACGGACTACGTCGCCCCCAAGGGCGTGCGCATCGCCGACGCGGACCGGGTCCGCCTGGGCGCGCACCTCGCCGAGGGCACCACCGTCATGCACGAGGGCTTCGTGAACTTCAACGCGGGCACGCTCGGCACGTCCATGGTCGAGGGCCGCATCTCGGCCGGCGTCGTGGTCGGCGACGGCTCCGACATCGGCGGCGGCGCGTCCACGATGGGCACGCTGTCGGGCGGCGGCAACGTCCGCATCGTCATCGGCGAGCGGTGCCTCGTCGGTGCGGAGGCGGGGGTCGGGATCGCGCTCGGCGACGAGTGCGTCGTCGAGGCGGGGCTGTACGTCACGGCCGGTACGCGGGTCACCATGCCCGACGGGCAGATCGTGAAGGCGCGGGAGCTGTCGGGGGCGTCCAACATCCTGTTCCGGCGGAACTCGGTTACGGGAACGGTTGAGGCGCGGCCGAACAATGCGGTGTGGGGTGGCCTGAACGAGGTCCTCCACGCCCACAACTAG
- the dapA gene encoding 4-hydroxy-tetrahydrodipicolinate synthase, with product MTTSSPIPRPFGRALCAMVTPFTASRELDLAAARDLAARLVDHGCDGLVLNGTTGESPTTTDEEKTALVRAVAAEVGGRASVVAGVGSASTAHTVALGHAAERAGADGLLVVTPYYSRPPQAAVEAHFRTVADATGLPVMLYDIPGRTGTRIETDTMMRLAEHERIVAVKDCAYDLLGSTKVMGRTSLAYYSGCEELNLPLYAVGGAGCVSTVANVAPRAVRAVLDAFDAGAVREAARLNQLALPLTELMMASGLPGAVTAKAVLGLPVRGPLQGAGEEDTARLRAALSTLLG from the coding sequence ATGACGACATCGAGCCCGATTCCCCGCCCGTTCGGCCGGGCGCTGTGCGCCATGGTCACGCCGTTCACCGCGTCCCGCGAACTCGACCTGGCGGCCGCGCGGGACCTGGCCGCGCGCCTGGTCGACCACGGCTGCGACGGGCTGGTCCTGAACGGCACGACCGGGGAGTCGCCGACGACCACCGACGAGGAGAAGACCGCGCTGGTACGGGCGGTGGCCGCGGAGGTGGGCGGCCGAGCGTCGGTCGTGGCGGGGGTGGGCAGCGCGTCGACCGCCCACACCGTCGCGCTGGGCCACGCGGCCGAACGGGCGGGCGCGGACGGCCTGTTGGTGGTGACCCCCTACTACAGCCGGCCCCCGCAGGCCGCCGTCGAGGCCCACTTCCGTACGGTGGCCGACGCGACCGGGCTGCCGGTGATGCTGTACGACATCCCCGGCCGCACGGGCACACGGATCGAGACCGACACGATGATGCGGCTCGCGGAGCACGAGCGGATCGTGGCGGTGAAGGACTGCGCGTACGACCTGCTCGGCTCGACCAAGGTCATGGGCCGCACGTCGCTGGCGTACTACTCCGGCTGCGAGGAGCTGAACCTGCCGCTGTACGCGGTGGGCGGGGCGGGCTGTGTGAGCACGGTGGCGAACGTGGCGCCGCGGGCCGTGCGGGCGGTGCTGGACGCGTTCGACGCGGGGGCGGTGCGTGAGGCTGCTCGCCTCAATCAACTCGCGCTGCCTCTGACCGAGTTGATGATGGCATCGGGGCTGCCGGGGGCCGTCACGGCGAAGGCGGTTCTGGGCCTTCCGGTGCGGGGGCCCTTGCAGGGGGCCGGCGAGGAGGACACGGCGCGCCTCCGGGCCGCCCTGTCCACCCTCCTGGGGTGA
- a CDS encoding PPOX class F420-dependent oxidoreductase produces the protein MTIKSPNDAASVIPAAHEDLLTRPLFVHLATIGPDGAPHVNPVWQIWDGEFLRFTTTTTRRKYKNVVAHPEVSVSVNDPERPYRYLEVRGTVERIEPDPTGAFFDVLAQRYGLEYEGPLDDADRRVVLVLRPEHTTSQ, from the coding sequence ATGACGATCAAGAGCCCGAACGACGCCGCATCCGTGATCCCCGCCGCCCACGAGGACCTGCTGACCCGCCCCCTCTTCGTGCACCTCGCCACCATCGGCCCGGACGGCGCCCCGCACGTCAACCCCGTCTGGCAGATCTGGGACGGCGAGTTCCTGCGCTTCACCACGACCACCACGCGCCGCAAGTACAAGAACGTCGTGGCCCACCCCGAGGTGTCCGTCTCGGTCAACGACCCGGAGCGCCCCTACCGCTACCTGGAGGTCCGTGGCACGGTCGAGCGCATCGAGCCCGACCCGACCGGGGCGTTCTTCGACGTCCTGGCCCAGCGCTACGGCCTGGAGTACGAGGGCCCGCTGGACGACGCCGATCGCCGTGTCGTCCTGGTCCTGCGCCCGGAGCACACGACCAGCCAGTGA
- a CDS encoding endonuclease/exonuclease/phosphatase family protein has product MPVPRTAAVSAVVAAALAAGLVCAASSQAAPAAPVQAKIHDIQGTTRISPLAGQQVTGVTGVVTGVRAYGSSKGFWFQDTAPDKDPATSEGVFVFTSSNPTVAVGDAVEVSATVTEYVPGGPASGNQSVTELSKPTVTVLSSGNAVPAPVVITSRSVPDRYTPNGDPAAGNSVNGLALRPKKYATDYYESLEGMNVRIGTSRVVGATDPYSELWVTVKPQENRTARGGSLYSSYNDQNTGRLQIQSLIPTAQQAFPTANVGDTLTGTTEGPLDFNQFGGYTITARTLGTVKDNGLKREVTRKQRTGELAVATYNVENLDPTDPQSKFDALAQGVVTNLASPDIVALEEIQDNNGAKNDGTVDASATVKKFTDAIVAAGGPAYEWRSIDPESNKDGGEPGGNIRQGFLFNPARVSFTDRPGGDYKTAVGVTGTKGHPALTLSPGRIDPANAAWGDSRKPLAGEFVFKGKTVFVIANHFASKGGDEGLVSQHQPVPRSSEAKRLQQAQAVNAFVKQLLAVDKHADVLAVGDINDFDFSGTTKALEEGGALRSAYRTLPGKERYSYVYQGNTQVLDQVLTSPAIRGFDYDSVHINAEFANQTSDHDPQIIRFHP; this is encoded by the coding sequence ATGCCCGTTCCCAGAACCGCCGCCGTGTCCGCCGTGGTCGCCGCCGCGCTCGCCGCCGGCCTGGTCTGCGCCGCCTCCTCCCAGGCGGCCCCCGCAGCGCCCGTGCAGGCGAAGATCCACGACATCCAGGGCACCACCCGGATATCCCCGCTGGCGGGCCAGCAGGTCACCGGCGTGACCGGTGTCGTCACCGGGGTGCGCGCCTATGGTTCCTCCAAGGGCTTCTGGTTCCAGGACACCGCCCCCGACAAGGACCCGGCCACCAGCGAGGGCGTCTTCGTCTTCACGAGCTCCAACCCGACGGTCGCCGTGGGCGACGCGGTGGAGGTCTCCGCCACCGTCACCGAGTACGTCCCCGGCGGTCCGGCCTCGGGCAACCAGTCGGTCACCGAGCTGTCCAAGCCGACCGTGACGGTCCTCTCCTCGGGCAACGCGGTGCCCGCCCCGGTCGTCATCACCTCCCGCTCGGTGCCCGACCGCTACACGCCGAACGGCGACCCGGCGGCCGGCAACAGCGTCAACGGTCTGGCCCTGCGGCCGAAGAAGTACGCCACGGACTACTACGAGTCCCTTGAGGGCATGAACGTCCGCATCGGCACCTCGCGGGTGGTCGGCGCCACCGACCCGTACTCCGAGCTGTGGGTCACGGTGAAGCCGCAGGAGAACCGGACGGCGCGCGGCGGCTCGCTGTACTCCTCGTACAACGACCAGAACACCGGGCGCCTCCAGATCCAGAGCCTGATCCCGACGGCGCAGCAGGCCTTCCCCACCGCGAACGTGGGCGACACCCTGACCGGGACCACCGAAGGCCCCCTGGACTTCAACCAGTTCGGCGGCTACACCATCACCGCGCGCACGCTCGGCACGGTCAAGGACAACGGTCTCAAGCGCGAGGTCACCCGCAAGCAGCGCACCGGCGAGCTGGCGGTGGCCACGTACAACGTGGAGAACTTGGACCCGACCGACCCGCAGTCGAAGTTCGACGCGCTGGCGCAGGGTGTGGTGACCAACCTCGCCTCGCCGGACATCGTGGCCCTGGAGGAGATCCAGGACAACAACGGTGCGAAGAACGACGGCACGGTGGACGCGTCGGCGACCGTGAAGAAGTTCACGGACGCGATCGTCGCGGCGGGCGGCCCGGCCTACGAGTGGCGTTCGATCGACCCGGAGAGCAACAAGGACGGCGGCGAGCCCGGCGGCAACATCCGCCAGGGCTTCCTGTTCAACCCGGCGCGGGTCTCCTTCACCGACCGTCCCGGCGGCGACTACAAGACCGCCGTCGGCGTCACCGGGACCAAGGGCCACCCGGCCCTGACCCTCTCCCCCGGCCGGATCGACCCGGCCAACGCGGCGTGGGGGGACAGCCGCAAGCCGCTGGCCGGCGAGTTCGTGTTCAAGGGGAAGACGGTCTTCGTGATCGCCAACCACTTCGCGTCGAAGGGCGGCGACGAGGGCCTGGTCTCGCAGCACCAGCCGGTGCCGCGCTCCTCGGAGGCCAAGCGGCTCCAGCAGGCGCAGGCCGTCAACGCCTTCGTGAAGCAGCTGCTCGCGGTCGACAAGCACGCGGACGTCCTGGCCGTCGGCGACATCAACGACTTCGACTTCTCGGGCACGACCAAGGCCCTGGAGGAGGGCGGCGCGCTGCGCTCGGCCTACCGCACGCTGCCCGGGAAGGAGCGCTACTCCTACGTCTACCAGGGCAACACCCAGGTCCTCGACCAGGTCCTGACCAGCCCCGCGATCCGTGGCTTCGACTACGACAGCGTGCACATCAACGCCGAGTTCGCGAACCAGACCAGCGACCACGACCCGCAGATCATCCGCTTCCACCCGTAG